The following nucleotide sequence is from Drosophila simulans strain w501 chromosome 3L, Prin_Dsim_3.1, whole genome shotgun sequence.
ATTTCAATCGATTTGAATCAGCAACCAAGCAGAACATCAGAAAGATAAATCAATTGGACTGAAAATCACTGTTTGTGGTATCTAaatgtcttttgtttttaatttctaaattctGCAAGTCCATTAACAATATAGTTTTCACATAATCGTCGCAGTTGACATGGCCAAAATATATCATAAAGATAGCTACAAAGAGGATTCATGGAAACTCTAGCCTGAAGAATAGCTCAAACTTTGGTTCTGGTGATTCTGGGAGATTAGAGAAAGTCAAAATATGGCAGAAAGCAGTTTCCCATGGGTGGACAAGGAAGAGGCAGTAGGCTGGGGCAAGCTAAATTTCTAATATCACGTCGGTCAGCTCGGCTGCCCCTCTCTTCCTATAAAGAGCATGGAAAATTCTAAAGAAAAACTTGGAAAACTCAAGCATGGCATGCCAATTGCAATAAGGGAACGGGCTGAGAGGGGAAAATGCAGAACTGGAGGATGCGGGTGGGGCATAGATTTGGAAACCGAACTGCACGACTTTAGAGTTTTTTGATGAATGCGACGACAACAAAGTGGGACCAGTGGGGTTCTGGGGTGCACATTGGCTGGAGCTTCAAGAGTTTTCAGCTGCGACTTTGGAACTTCCACGGGCCTTGCCTGATTGCTAAAATTCACGCGACTCGATTGTCCAACGGAGCAGACAGAGCCGAATGTCGGTTGGCCAGAGTTATGAGCTTTAGTTTTAGTTAAAAGGTCTGCGCTGGCCctcataaacaaatttcagcCAATTCCCCTGGCCAAGTCAATGGGaaagtaatttaaatgcaacgcCGTCCGGGCAAATTGTGGCCGTTTAATGAGCGATTAGAGCGTCTGCGCACCaggatgattatgatgatggcATGGAGGCACGATACTTCCAGGGGATCGGATGCAGGCTGCAGTCCGTGGAACCGTTATGATTGGAAGGGGATTGAATGCAAATACATATCGAGATGCCACTCCAAAGAACACTCTAATTATTTAATCATTAGAACCAAAATCATTTATATCTTTGTTTAATGATCTTTTGACCAAATGATGATCGAATTCTTCAGGAATTAGTTAAATTCAACATAAGTGTTATCGAATGCCTTTATGTTATACCattatatacacatttttcgCGGTCCCACAAGGATCCCTGTTGTAGATGGCACCATTTCACAACTGTTAAGGCCTTcgattaaacaaaaaacaacaatgtaATCTACTGTTTAGAACTTACGATCTTCATTCTTTTTTAACCAAGCTGCATCAGGTTTTATTTCAGAGACTACCATTCCCATCAGGCAAAAAAGTGTCAATAGTAGAAACACCAGCGTCTTCATGTTAGAATCGTAGTGCAAGTCTTCCAAAGGTTCTCAACTTAATACATCAAGACTGTAGATACCCAAGcacctttatttattttgtgagcTATAATTTCTATGTAAATAAGGTGGTTGTGACTGCTCAACAAATATACAcgattatttataaataaaaacttactTCGCTGTCTTAATAAGGTAGGAAAACTGATAATAGTGTGACAGAACACCCATTCCTGATTTCTAATTATTCCACTTACACTTagagaaaaaatgtatactttatttttggaaaagtatgtatatagtaGATGAAAGCGATTCAACGTCTCTGTTGATTTGTCcaaattatatgaaaatgttACTTTGTTAAGTAGAGGGTATCTTATAatattacataaattaaatattattataatttaagtataattatattaattatctGTTGCTATGGAATCTCTAGGAATTGCATACAATGCCAGAATTCCAAGACACTACAGACTTTTGCATGACTACTTGACGGCCCATTGCAACTCTTTCACGCCACTCGCTCATTATGCTAATCGCGAGTGCAAACCTAATTGAACTTAAATGGAAACTCATAAAATGCTCTCCAGAACCCTTCTTCCCCTGCCAGGCAACTGTGTTTACAACCAAGCTCATTGAAGCCGCCACTTTGCCGGCTGACAAGTCGGGCTAAGCCCACGCGATTAGTCCGGAGGAAAAAAGGAGGAGGACCGTGGGTAAAGTAGAACCAGAACGAGCCCAAAACGCCACTCGAGTTCACAACTCAACTGGAgtgtcaattaaattaatatcaattaaaagCGGCTGCAACTTGTTGCATCAACTCTTCAGCTCGTCAGTCTTTCTTTCTGCCCGCTCGAGCCGGGAAATTATGCACACGCCATCGGTGCCACCGCCTCcgcttaaaaaaaagaaaaaaaaaattgagagGGTGGGAGTGGCACTTAATGAAGGGTTGACTAGCAGCTTCGCTGGAAACTAAATCAACTATTTCctggaaaaataattaagtcgCTTAGCAGCTTCATTGAAGTTGGCAAATCTctttaaatgaattataaaatatattcagcaTATCTGTTTCAATAagaatatttcaataaatgtcaCCTACTTCAGATGACCTACATTGTTATATGTAGCTTAATACAGCCAAAGAATATGAATtagaatttataaattaaattttttactgTGCACCTGCCGTACTTTGTCAGGATTAATAGAGCGAAGGAGCAGTACAGAAGGGAGCCCAGATCAACGCTCAGCTGCCAAAGTTGCAAAAAACGCTCCCGTGGGTGAAGTGTCACAAAATTTGCACGCAAACGCGGAAAGCCACATGGCAGCAGATACGTCGAGTGTGTGGATACCGAAtcgcagatacagattcagataTATAGATACTACACAGGAGCCAAAGTTGAAGTCGAAGTTAAACCTGCGGCGAGGAGTGGAGCTCGAGTGATGGCTGCGAAATAACAGTAGGATGACAGTCACTGCCGGCGGTGACTCGTTATTCATTGCAGTTGGGCAATGGCCATTAGTTTGGctttaaacaataattaattgaGGTTATTAACGACACAGCACTTGGTCATGCTCCCGAATATCCAAGCTTTGAGGTCTTGCTTAGGCGCTTCCACTTCTGAGTTATTCACCCACAAAACGGACTATATAAATATCTtggaaaatatacttttaaagtTCGTACTTTTTTACTAAAGTATTTTTAGtaatgaatattattttaaataataatctgTATTCCAAGTGAATGGAGAAATATAATTGTGCACtttatatttaagtaattagTAAACAGAAGTCACTGTGATCACTGGGATGCAAAATCCTTTCCTCCTCCGCCTTCTAGAGGCATCCTCGCTGCATCATAGTCGGGTGGCGCACATGTCAGCGAGTATTGAATGTCGTCGCTGGCTGGTCTAGCTATATCAGCTGCCAAGGTTGTCGCTGGGAAGGAAACACCATCCGAGGCAGAAGCACTCCCAGTTTCCATCTCACAGCTCCCATCTGTCTCCGAGTATCTTTCGCACGCACACGCATTGCATCGCATCTCGGCATCCAGCAGCTCCGCATCCCAGCTCCTCAGAATCCAACGCCCCAGCATCCAACATCCGTAGCGGAGTCAAGGAAATGTGCGAAACTTGGGCACTGGCAAATTTATAGCGACAAATGTTGACTTGAGATACGACATCGGGTGTGGCGCAGGGAGGGGCTGACTTTAGTCGGGGGGGAGCTGCCTGCTCAAATTGAATGTCAATcgattttagtttttaatttaaaaaaccaTGCCTCGTCTTCGATCCCTTGTAATTTGGTCTGGCGTGAGTGCACTTGCTTAGTGGTGGCACAAACTAGTTACAGAGTATAAGTGGGTAAGCACATAAGTTGTTagcttaaaattgaaatataataagAATGCAATGCAACTCTAACCTTAATAATACCTACTTTTTACAAAACTTAAGAGTACTTAACATAATTATCATAGTTCATGCCCAAGCACGAGTAACGGTAACTATGCCATCACCACTGAAAAAAGAGGTGCATCTTTGAGATACTTGAAGGCAAGCGCTTGATTGCAagtagtgggcgtggcaatcaGGGTCTCCAGAGGTTTTCCGCCCGAGAGCCAACGGTAAATGACAGTCGGGGGGAAGCACAATCGCGATGTGTGAGAAATGTTTATTCGACAAGCGAACGAGTGGGAGCTGTGATTCCCTGGGACAGGGCATTGAGGCGTTCTCCAAACGAGCCTATTCAAATAATGGTCCGCTAATTGTTTAATTGATAACCAGCCAAATCCCACCACAAGCTTGTCTCGCATCCTCTATGCGGTCTGTCTGCAATTTGTGCAAATTGCACGCACATAGAAACCATTCATGGCCCATTCACCACCTATTCCCCACACCGACAACCCCGCCCATTAGGCACTCTGTAAACATATCAACACCTGTTATGGCGCATGGGCCTGTGTCCAGGTAAGCCCGctgcaaatattgaaaatcaCTGGTCAGTTCGCCTCTGCAACctaaataagttttatttgcTCGAATCGCCCAGCTCAGTTTTATGCAAAAATGTCGGCCGCTGATGTGTGCAGGTGTCCGTCCCAGTCAATCAATGGGGCACGTCGACGGCATGGGACGGCATACAGGAAGCCGGACACAGGACATTTTCATGAGGTAAGGCCGGTCCACGGTGCGCCAGGTCCTTAATCCCGCACGTTGGCCGTTTGTCGCGTGCAAAAATATTCACCCTACACTGCAAAACTAAAACTCTTTGATTCGAATATGTATTGAATGTATGTTTAAGTAAGTAActtaagaaaaatgtttattacaTTTACGACAATTAACTACAATAGGTATATATCATCTATGAACAgctttttatgtttattttcagTATCTTcagattataaaaatattttaagatttgtTTCAAATTATGTGACTATTTTCTAGCTTAAAGTAAGCGATTTATATTTTGTCAGTGTTCAATGATCCCAAATACCTCCATGCCCCTTGCTTCCTTCCCCTTTGCAGCTGCATTGTCAATTTCACACGCCAGTTGGTCTGCTCCCCCCTTTGCTCGTCCTTGTcctggtccttggtcctttcTCGCCCCATGCCCCCTCCTACCACCCACCAACCCACTAGAGTGTATTTTGTTATTGCTAACCATTCGTGGCACGTTCAATTGATTGAATTGAAGTCGCATCGCAGCGAAATGGAACgaagcactgagaaaaaatgtgtttgcttGTAATTTGGATTGGAAGCTTCACTCTTCTGAAAAAGGcaatcaaaaataagaatatatcTCTGAAGGTGTGAATAGTGTGTCTTGGCAATTTGACTTTTggattaattataaaattgttcTCAGTGTGAAGAACGATTGCATGGACATATGGAAACTGCGATGGAGGATGGAGGACACTGATGTCCTTTcaatgttattgttattgttgcctaGGCTTGTTAGGCtgcgtttgtttttgctgctgctcgatcATACGTCGCTGCCATCTGTCTCTTTCTTCCCATCCGGCCGTCTCCCTCGCTCTTCGTGTAACaattattcaatttgatttactCCTCCTCACCCCATCCCGCTCGCTCCCTTTGTTATCCTTCGCCGTGTCCCTTTTCTATTGGGCTTGGCACATTGTTGTTATCACACTTGAATAGCTGCCAAATGTGTCGCCCGTTGGCGGCGTCACAGTTTACACCTGTTCTCCCCCGTCCACCTGTCCCTGTGTCATCTCCCTCTAAAGCGGAAGTCGTTGCTCCTCCAACGGAAGTGAATTTAATGCGAGTGCAATTTGGACAACCGCCTAAGTAGTCAGCCATTAACACCATTCGATGGTGATTTTGCAAATTCGGGATTTAATCCGTGCATAATTATTTCCAGAATGAAACATAACGATGACATCGTTTTCCTTAAAGTCGTTTGTATGTTTAGTCTATTTAAATTtgtgatatatatatatatgtatatatatttgcattttcaaacattattttttatttctttgacAATTTTGATTCCAAGGTTCACAATATCTGGTTCCTGGTGGATTGTGCTTCTCTGGTCGTATCCAAATTTCAAACtctcttttctttcttttggcCTCAAGCATTCCTATTAGGAAGAGGACGACCAGTAGTATGTGCAGTAACTTCATTATTGTGCCCATAACAGAGTCTATACCCATTATATAGtttcaaatgtttaatttcagCAAGATGCTAAATGGATTGGTTATGCCAACTTATTATTGTTCTAGAGTATTTAGCGACTCTTAATAGGATTAATCTGTAATAATTCTACGCTTTTTGCTCATGCAACTGTGCGGACACTTTGCAACGAGTAGCAATCAATCGATTTATCCTGCCGTTTAGTACATATTTTACAACATCAGCCCCCGAAGAGTGTCCCTTTTGGTTGCGAGTTGCAACCTCTTCTGAACCTTAACAAATAGCGACGAAAATTGCAACAAATGTGTTACGAATGGTTCGTGATCGTGGCATGACAGAATGTCgccggcaacaacagcaaaagcgaGCTGAACTGGAGAATTGTGGACCAATGAGGAAATCGTTACCTTGGCTTAAACCACTTAAACATCACGAGTTGAACTCTTAACAGCCTGGGACTCCAGTCCAAACTTTGGGCCGTTGCTGGGAGAAGACTTTTGCCGCGCTCCACTGATGTTGATGAGGAGgagatgacgacgacgacaacaaagAAGttgacaacagcaacagtctAACAGCAACTGCAGTTACACCGGGGAAAAAGTGTAtgccataataataattctttGGAAACAAACTTTAAACACAGATCAATATAAATTATCCCCTATATGACTTACATAAAATCAAGAATggataaacaattttattagaaatttttatttcatgcaAACAGGGTTAAAGGTCAAGACAAACAGTTAAAAGAACATAACACCTGACAGCTTTTTGCACAGTGCTGCTTAGCCACGTTGATTAGATACAGGGATCGGAATCGGGAACGAGAATGGGCAATTGGGTTTTTGGTAGCTACGGGCTGCTCAGGatgcttgtttgttgttgttggtatagtatctgtatctgaagcTCTGGCCGTTTACAACGTAACCAAGTGTCTGTCGGTCGCGGAGTTGTTGTTAGTTGGAGCTGATGCAATAAATCGCAATGTCCGAGGTTGTTGAAGCGATTGTGATAAAAGTAAATCGCTGCAAATGCCAGTACACGATCTTTGGGCCCTAGAGGTAGTCTAGTTTAGGGCTTAACTAATGCTACAGCATCGTTGATATCGAATTACATCGCATTTAAATTACGCAATAGGCAGCCTGGCCTTGTCCCACTTAGCgggtcctgctgcagctgtcTTTTCTTATCTGTTTCATATGGGCAACACGTAGGAAAAGTTAGCACACACACCCAACCAACAAACTCGTTCTATTTCGCGTTTGTTGGGAAGAGAAAAAGTTCTTCAAACCACTTCTCCAGTTCTGCTGCAAAATCCCCAAAAGCGTTGCGTTGGCGTATTCTAAACTTTGCGCTACTTTTTGCCGAAGCTAAAGTCATTATCATTAAAGCCATACTTTGCTGCTTGCTGCCGAAACTTTCACTTGGCGAGCAGGGCGAAGCGGAGCggaaaatattgtaaattgtATCTAACAGATACTTTATCGAGCCGAAACAGAAACTTCTGCCATTGTCCGCGAGCGACAAAACTGACACACATGTGGGGATATTCGCAGGACCGAGGGTCTGAAGGGCTGGGAATTACATGCCAAGATAATGAGAGTATAACTGGGCGTGGCGGCAACTTATTCTTCGACTGCGCAGACTACCCAAAACTTTTCTGAAAAGTTTTGCGATTCTGCAGCATGCTAAATTTGGGGAGAAAAGTGTGGTAAAAAGTACATGTATATCTAAAACGATGCACACTTGCAAACGGTCGTCCGATTGGCAAATGTTTTCTTTCGAACTAATATACGTGCAATAAATTGAAgatattagatatttttacGGGGCATATACCCTTCTAATATCTTCTTAACCAATCTAAACTAAAGTCACACAGTTTTTATTAATGATCGACTTCATTAAGTTTATTCGCCCTTATTCGCATCCTCCAGCGGAGCATGGGTCGTTATAGGTATTTTGACTTGGTCGGATCCAAACCTCGACATCCCTTTTCTTTCTCTTGGCTGGTGCCATTCCGACCAGGCAGAGGATGACCAACAGAAAAAACAGCAGCGACTTCATTTTTGTGCCAAATCAACGATATTTCTCCTTTTATAGTTTATTCATATCAAGTTTTAGAAATGGATGAATGGTATTATTAACGGATACCACCATGACcaattttgacattttccatAACCAACCAACactaaataaactaaatgtCAATAATTTTCTGAGGGTAAGTTACATAAGGAAATCTATATTGCACTTAAAAcgtaattaatattaaagttCTGCACAAATCATTTGGCATAACGATGTGCGATACTGGCCCacatttatattcaatttattaaagtaAAACGAGAATAAAAGTAATGAATTAAGTTATTGATGTGTATACCATATTTATTGGCTCAAATTAAAACTATAGCTAACAAAAGCAGTCAGGGCATCTATTTGTGGAAAGAGATGTGGCTTCCAAACATAATTTCAACAATTTCTGAACCCtaaaatcttattttttttaacagctttttttttaatattatttctagGGTTTTATGTTGACTTCTTATTGATAAAATTATAAAGATGTTCCTTGTTATTCCCGAGCTAATAACAAAGTATGTTTTTATTAGAGATGGGCATGGCTATCAACTAACTACTACTTTTCAACCCACGAATTAtatgaataaaacaaaacggTTTAAAGTACTGTGGccattttattaataaacaataatgtgGTTATTATTTGTACAATTCCCCAAACGTTATTTAAATACCCATCGTGGCAACCTAAATATAACTATCATTATATATCATATACTAGAAAAGCTAATACCTACGGAAAATACGATTCAAGGGTCAAATGATCTAATACGGTTCTGGTATTTCCATAGGTTTCGGTCTTATCCAGATCtcaatgttttttttgctgtttttctttGGTGCGGCCGTGGACACTGCCAAAAGACCAAGAAGTACTACTACCAAAAGCTGTAGCTTCATTGTTGTGCACATATATCAGcttatttccattttataggaaaactatataatataattgcGGGACAtgccaaatttgttttgcctcGCTTTAACTGCACTTATCACCAATGTAAAATATTacataataaatttgtaaactCTTAAGGGGGAGTGTATCTAGCGTATATAAAGTGGTCTACCTTCCTAAAATATCGGATGTGTATCAGAACTTATGAATTTAAAGATTTAAGGAAGAATGTATTTAACAACGtatataaagtaataaataaaaaagaatccctccaattaatttgaatactattttttcttttgagaAAACAATTGTCAGGAAAAAATATTGCTGTCTAACATAATAGCTCTTAAACgatacaaaattaatgaatacTCAAAAAAGGTTACGTATAGTAACCCCAATTGATAGCTCCTGATTGAATGTAGTTCTTAAAAAACTTGAATGCTAAAAACTAACTTCTTTTACGATCAAGGTGATGcgataaatgcaaatttatagaTTCCCAACGTATGCAAAACGATTATTCCCTAGGCGCTTTTGAGACATTTTTCCAATTTGTAATAAAACAATTGCGGCCAATGGCTAAGCCTTTAGAAAGTATTGCCATACAAGATTAAGGTTGGCTGTTGGTCAATCgagtttttgccttttggtggtggccaaaaaaagtggcaaaaggaAAGGCCCACATTCTGCTAAGATAAGTTGGGAGGCAGAGGAAGTGATGGATTTTCAGGCTCATTGAATCAGGTTAGCAATTCAAAGACCAGAGCAGTGCAGAAACCAGCTGCAAGTTCCTGGCCGGCCTTTCACTCTTACATCTGCGGTTGCCGGGG
It contains:
- the LOC27208050 gene encoding uncharacterized protein LOC27208050 gives rise to the protein MGTIMKLLHILLVVLFLIGMLEAKRKKREFEIWIRPEKHNPPGTRYCEPWNQNCQRNKK
- the LOC120284748 gene encoding uncharacterized protein LOC120284748, yielding MKSLLFFLLVILCLVGMAPAKRKKRDVEVWIRPSQNTYNDPCSAGGCE
- the LOC27207608 gene encoding uncharacterized protein LOC27207608, yielding MCTTMKLQLLVVVLLGLLAVSTAAPKKNSKKNIEIWIRPKPMEIPEPY